The following nucleotide sequence is from Coleofasciculaceae cyanobacterium.
GTTATTTCGGGAATTTCCTCGTCTTGAGGCTCGTCAGATAGCTTCTCTCCTTTTTCTTTTACCCAGTTGATAATTGTGGTATGATCTATCTCGGTAACTGTCGCGACGCCCGATTGTGGAAAAATCCCGTAAAGATCGCTTTTGGGGTGCAGTAGAGGATAGAGAAGGTATTCTGCATGGATGCAATAAATTGAGGCAATTATTGATGGAATTGCGATTTTTGGTTAAAACTAAATCTAGTAAAGAGTTAACTAAGGTTGAGCCTCTGGATATTCTTGATTTTCTATTACTAAATAAACCTATTTCTACCGTACGAGTAGTATTCGCTAAATTCTAGTTGATATCTATATTTTGTGCAGGTAAGTTAACACCTGCACAAAAATTTCTCTAGCTTACCAAACCTGTTGTTTAGCTTACGGTGATCGCCAAAAAATCAAAATTGAAATCTTTTCATACTAAATTGAACAAAGAATGTGACACATCTTGTAAGGGTGAACCACCGTTCGACCTTACTCATACAAGATTGGGCAATTGATACGAAAAGTCTAGAGTATTAAAATGAGGTGATGCCAAATGTCATTCGAGAATTTAAAATTGCCACAGGAAAAAATCACTAGAGCAGAAATAGAAGCCAATATTGTTTCTTATGGCAAATACCCTCTTGTTTCTAATTTTGCTCGTACTCGTTTTGAGTTTCAAAGAAAACGATTTGCTTCCACTGAAGCCTTTATTCAATACATCAAGTATCCAGAAAATCATCCTACCGTAGTAAATGCTATGATATATCTTTTTTGCGATCTAGCGAGAGCCAAAGACACAAAATAACGACTTAAAAATCTCAGTGGGAATTAGTAAAATTACTGAAGTTAGCTTGTTTGGCCAGACAGCAAAATAACTCAAAATTGGCGTGAATCATTCCAGTCACAAGATGCCGATTTTAAAGCATTTAGCTTGAACCTGATTAATTTTCCCCACATTGGCCATGGCTTGACAACAAATCGGCTAATTACGCTTTTGGAAAGCAAACTAGATACTTAACGCCAAAAATACTTTGGTTAGCTAAAAATACGTAGTAAATAGCCTGATTCTCTTTAAAATTCTAGGTCACAAATCGGTAATCTAACTGATGAGAATTCGTAAGTGATTGAGTTAGATTAATTGCTTTAAAGAAAAAAGGCTTATTCTATGCAGCGATCGACTATTCAAAGTCAGAAATCAATTTTAGTAGTTGATAATACGCCTAGTAATTTAGGACTTTTATTTCAATATTTAGATAATGCCGAATATAAAGTTTTTGTGGCTCAGACTGAGGAACGGGCATGGCAAATAGCGACATTAGTTGTTCCAGATTTGATTTTGCTGGATGTAATGACCTCAGAAATAGATGATTTTTCGATTTGTGAAAAGCTCAAAACTCATTTTATAACTCAAGATATTCCAGTAATATTCATAACTGCTTTATCCGAAACCAAACCTAGAGTCAAAGGGGTTATGCCTAGGGTAGTTGACTATGTAACTAAACCCGTCGATCCTCTAGAACTATTAGCGCGGATTGAAAACCATCTGACTATTCAAGAGTTGACTCAAGATCTAGCTTTGGCAGTCGAACAAAGACAAATGTTGTTTGAAGTTGTCGATCGCATTCGTCAGTCTTTAGATCTCAAGTCAATTTTTCAGACTGCTACAGCAGAAATTTGCCAGTTTTTAAATTGCGATCGCCTATCTCTAGTCCGCTTAACTCAAAATGATATCACTATTGAATCTCAAGCATTTTCAAGATCTGAGATTTCTAAAAACTTACGCCAGCTTACCATCGAAGATTTCGATCTCAAGACCATAAGTACCGCAATTAAGCCCAGCCAGCTCAGACCTAATGCTAATTTAGACTTAGATTCAACAGACAATAATAAACCTTCACGGTTATTTGTACCAATTTTACTAGACAGTTCAACTAAAGCTAACCAATATCATCCGCTGTGGGGTTGGTTGGTAGCAGAGCGCTGTAGTCCGCAATTATGGCAGTCACAGTCACAAACTTTTTTGCGACAGCTAACTATTCAATTGAGTATCGCGATCGATCAAGGTCTACTCTATCAACAACTACAAAATAGCTATCAGCAACTACAAAGCAAGAATCAACAGCTCAAACAGCTTGCTATTTATGACTCCCTAACTAAAGTCTACAATCGGCGATATTTTCAACAGCAGTTAAATAAAGAATGGCGCAGACTAAGCAGAAATGTATCGCCCCTGTCGGTAATTTTGTGTGATGTTGACTGTTTCAAACTTTATAACGATACTTATGGTCATCAAAAAGGCGATCGCTGTTTACAACAAATAGCAGAAGCTCTAGCTGATACTGTTAGAAGACCTGCGGATATTTTGGCTCGTTTTGGGGGCGAAGAATTTGTTGCTATTTTGCCTGATACAGATCGAGATGGAGCAATTAAAGTAGCAGAAACAATGAGAGTCGCTATTAAACAATTGCATATCCCTCATTGCAATTCTTTAGTCAATTCAATGGTTACAATCAGCGCAGGAGTGGCTACCACTATTCCCAATGCCCAAGATAACGCGAAAATGCTAGTCGAAGAAGCCGATAAAGGATTGTATCTAGCTAAAAGTCGTGGTCGTGATTGTATTGCCGTAGATCGACATCCTCTTGTTTGTGCCGAAAATCGACAAAACAATGACCGGCAGTGGGACAAACGAATTCGTCGCGCTCTAAAAAAAAATCTATTTAGTCTTTATGCTCAGCCGATCACTTCTTTGAAAGAAGACTCCAGGCAGCACTTTGAAATTTTACTGCGGCTACAAGATCGCGGACAGGTTATTGCCCCCAATGCTTTTTTTGATGTTGCCGAACGTAATTCCTTAATGTCTAGTATTGATACGTGGGTAATTAATCAGTTATTAGAACAACTGGCGAATAAAGGCGATCGCTCATATTGGCAAAATTATCAATTTTCCATCAATTTATCGGGAGCATCTCTAAACGATCGCTCTTTTCTGGATTTTCTGTCTCAAAAGCTAACTCAATACCATCTCCCGCCACAGCTTTTTTGTTTTGAAATTACCGAAGCGATCGCTATTACCAATATTGGTCACATCCGAGACTTTATGACCTCTCTCAAGAATTTGGGCTGTAGCTTTGCTCTTGATGACTTTGGCAAGGGAATGTCTTCTCTAACCTATCTCAAAAACCTGCCGGTAGACTACCTTAAGATCGACGGCTCTTTTATTACTGAACTCCATACAGATCGAGTTTCTAAAGTGATGGTGGAAGCAATTAATCACCTAGCGGTAGGCATCGGTTTAAAAACCGTAGCTGAGTTTGTGGAAAATCAGGCGATTTTAGATACTCTACGTCATCTCAAGATCGATTATGCCCAAGGATATCATTTAGGTCGCCCCCAAAAATTTACTGAAATGATTTAAGATTAAACCTTCGATACCGAAACTCGAAACTTCAGAGGCTAAGAGCTAATTGCTAATTGCTAATGCGACGCGAAGCTAGTGCTAAAGCATACCGCTTCGCATATCCTTTAGGGCTAATTGCTACCCTTAACCCAAACTAAGGTTAAAATATCATTCATCATCAATATTGGCTTGAGGAATAGTAAGTGATTGCCGACAGGTTCATTTCTAGATTTTGGGTATTTTTGGGTTTAATAATTGCCATTTCCGCCTGTGGTAGACCTACAGGGACTGGTGGTCAACAAGACAGCAGCACTCTAAAATTACTTTATTGGCAAGCACCAACGATTCTCAATCCTCATCTCTCTACAGGATTTAAAGACGCGGAAGCTAGTCGCATTACTCTTGAACCTCTAGCCAGCTATGATAATCAAGGTAACTTAGTTCCTTTCTTGGCTGAGTCAATACCGACAAAGGAAAATGGTGGTGTGGCTGCGGATGGGAAATCTGTCACCTGGAAACTCAAACAGAATATCAAATGGTCTGATGGTCAACCTTTCACCGCCGAAGACGTAGTTTTTACCTATGAATTTCTCAGCAATCCAGATGTTGGGGCGGTTTCTGCGGGTACTTATGAGGTCGTGCAAAGCGTCGAAGCGATCGATGACTATACGGTCAAAATAAATTTCCAAGAGGTTAATCCTGCTTGGTCATTAGTGTTCGTTGGCGGTGAAGGCATGATCTTACCCAAACACATCTATGAATCCTACAATGGGGCAAATGCCAGGGAAGCATCAGCTAATCTTAAGCCTGTTGGGACAGGAGCTTATCAAGTAGTGGAGTTTCGACCAGGGGATACGGTTATTTATCAACCCAATCCTAAATTTCGTCAAGCAAAGCAGTTAGATTTTGCCAGAATCGAGCTAAAAGGTGGTGGTGATGCAACCTCAGCAGCCAGAGCAGTATTGCAGACGGGAGATGCCGATTTTGCCTATAATCTCCAGGTAGAAGCCCCAGTATTAGACAAATTAGCAGCAGCGGGACAAGGAAAGGTCGTTTCTAACTATGGTGCGCAGATGGAGAGAATAATTATCAACCATAGCGATCCTAATAAAGTTGCCCCGTCGGGAGAACGCTCTAGCATCGAGTTTCCCCATCCTTTTTTGAGCGATCGCTCTGTTCGCGAAGCTCTTGCCTTAGCAGTAGACCAAGACACTATTGCCGAGCAGCTGTACGGCGTGACGGGGAAAGCAACCCCTAACTTTTTGGTCGCGCCACCAGAATATGCTTCACTTAATACCAGCTATGAATATAATCTCGAAAAAGCCCAGCAGCTACTAGACCAAGCAGGATGGAAAGATACTAACGGCAACGGAACTCGCGATCGCGACGGCATAGAAATGCAGATGGTGTTTCAAACTTCGGTTAATCCTTTGCGACAGAAAACCCAAGCGGTAGTCAAACAGGGCTTGCAGTCTATTGGAGTAGGAGTAGAAATCAAAAGCATTGACCCCAGCGTCTATTTTTCTAGTGACTCTAGTAATAACGATACGGTGGAACATTTCTATGCGGATCTACAGATGTATACTACAGGTAATACTAGCCCCGATCCTGCTGCATATATGAATTTTATGACCTGCGCTCAGATTCCCCAACAAAAAAACAACTGGTCTGGAGACAATAATTCGCGTTACTGCAATTTGGAATACGATCGCCTGTGGCGAGAAGCCAGTCAAGAACTAGACCCCAAAAAACGTCAAAAGCTGTTTGCCCTGATGAACGATCTCCTAATTGATGATGTTGCGGTCATTCCTCTAGTACATCGGGCTGATGTGATGGCTTTTGGCAATAGTATAACGGGCTATGAACCCACCGCTTGGGATATGCAAACCTGGAACATTATGAATTGGCGACGAAGCAATTAGCAAGTAGCAAGTAATATTTAACCTTAATATTAATAAAAAGCTACATAAGGAAATTAATTAGAATGACTATATGATTTAGCGGTTTCTTTTTATGGTACTCAATTGATTAAACTCGACACCAAACCCCGATTATTTGTGGCGATCGTCGGGTCGGTATTAATCTATATTTTAACTCCCCAGTGGTTACAGCTATACACTCGAATTATTATTGCTTGGAATGCGGGAGTTATAGTTTTTTTAGCTTCAGTTTTCCTCATGACGAGTCGCGCTACATCCGAAAAGATGCGTTCTCAGGCACAGCGTCAAGATGAAAGCCGATGGATTATTCTAATTGTAGTTGTGGTAGCAGCCTGTACTAGTTTATTAGCCATTGTTTTTATGCTCAACGGTAGCAAAAACTCTCAACCATTATTAATTCTGCATATTATTCTAGCGTTATTTACTATTTTTGCTTCTTGGTTGCTAATTCATACAATGTTTGCCTTACACTACGCACACTTATATTACCAAAATAACCATCAGCAGCTAGAACCTTTAGAGTTTCCTGGCGAAAAACTACCCGACTATGCAGATTTCATTTATTTCTCTTTGGGCATTGGCATGACTTCCCAGGTAGCTGATGTTCAAATAGCCTCTCGCATTTTAAGACGACTGGCTTTAGTGCATCAGGTGCTAAGCTTTTTTTTTAACACTTTGATTTTGGCTTTGGCAATCAATATTATGGCAAGTCTAATTTAGGCGTTGCTAATTCAATGTACGAAACTTGTAATCATAATGTTTAAAGCAGCTTAAAGCTAGAAGCTGACAAATTTAATTTTTTAGATCTCGATTCAGCAACGCCATTATTTTTATAACTATAAAATATCAAGTGAGGCGAAAATTAGATAGTACATAATTCACTGTGACTTTCTATGATTGCCAATACTGACTCGATCGCTCGAGGTAGTGACTCTTATCAGCAGATTTCCTTAAATTATCATTACAATCAGCCAGGTAGTATGCCAGGAACGATCTCGATTGCAGATCGGGCCAAACCGCCTGAAATTAATGTGATTGACTACAATCAAGATCAACATAAGTATGCGACCAATTTAACCCCAGAAGAATGTGTTGCTTATCTTGATACAGAATCAGTTTCTTGGGTCGATGTTGGTGGTTTGGGCGACAAGCCGATCTTAGAACAACTGGCACAAGTATTTAATCTGCACCCTTTATTACTAGAAAATATAGTCAATGTTCCCCAACGCCCAAAACTAGAAGACTATCAAAACCAGTTGGTCTTAATTACCCAAATGGTTAATTTTGAAGTCAAGGGTAGAAGAGTCTGGCTAGAACAGGTTAGTTTTGTTTTAGGTGAAAATTATTTACTGACGGTACAGGAAGAACCCGAACAAGACTGTTTTACTTCAGTACGCGATCGCTTGAGCAAGAGTAAAGGAATCATTCGTCACCAAAAAGCTGATTATCTAACTTACGCTCTTTGGGACACCATTATTGATAGTTATTTTCCCGTATTGGAAGTCTATGGTGAAAGAATTGAGGAATTAGAAGAACTAGTCTTAGGACGGCCTACAAGAACAACTTTAGCCCAAATTCACCAGATTAAGCGAGAACTTCTGGCTTTACGGCGTGCTATTTGGCCACAACGAGACGTGCTAAATATTTTAATTAGAGATGGTCATCCTCTGATCGAAGAACACGTATTGCGTTATTTTAAAGACTGCTACGACCACACCGTACAAATCATCGATACTATCGAAATCTATCGAGAACTGTCATCGGGATTAATGGATGTCTACCTGTCGGCGGTTAGCAACAAAATGAACGAGGTGATGAAACTGCTAGCGGTAATTTCCACCATATTTATCCCTCTAACCTTCGTAGCAGGAGTTTATGGCATGAACTTTAACACCGAAGTTTCTCCCTGGAATATGCCAGAGTTAGACTGGTATTGGGGGTATCCTCTGTGTTTGTCGGTTATGTTGGCGATCGCTCTTTTTTTAATTACTTACTTCTGGCGATTAGGCTGGTTTAAAAACAATTTTTGAATAAAAATATAGATCAATAGTTATTCGCAATGCCAAATTTCTGCATGACCCCGACGACGACCCATAATTGAACCAGCAGAATTAACATCTTGTTCATTTACTCGAACTAGTACCAAGTATTTTCCTCGGCTAAATAGTCGCTGGAAAAAGTTTTGAGCAACTTGATTAAAACTAAATATTTCTTGATTAAAGTAGCTAATAGTAGTTACTTCAGGCAACCAAGAATAACGTTGGCAATTTCGAGCAATTAGGGTAACTAGGTTAGTAGGAAAACCTTCATCTCTCAACTCTTCTAAGGCTACTTTGACATCTCGATGATGGGAGAAAACTCCCACTACATGAGTTGCATTCGGATCACTTTTCTCTATTTTTCCCAACTCTAAAATGCTAGATAAAGATATATGTGAATCTAAAAATGTTTTCATGAGTCAATAGTAAAAATCTCGATATGCTTTAGATTAGCAATCAGATATGTCAAGTCAATGGCAAAGTGATGACGATTTAGCGTAAAGCTTTTTGGCGCAAATTATTGTGGGGTAATTTAACTCTGGCGAGGATGATTCTAACTTTTTTTGGCTTCTAGTTTGGCTGTTATGGAAGTGCGATCGCTTGTTCATCTGACCTAGGCGATCGCTCCTTCATAGTTGGGAATTTAATTAAATTTAAGGTCTTTACCTCTATCGTACCTATTTCATTGCGATTGGCAAGCTAGTATGCGGAGCGAAATCACCAGTTATTTAGCTGACAATCGGTATTGCTCGATACTAAAGTAAATATACGACGATTCTCTAGCTGTAAACCTTTGATTTCGCTTTGCATTGTCTTAATGTCAGTTTGCATTGTACGCATCACACCCATTAAAGATTTCGGTAGCTCGATCTATATTTTGCGTAAGGCGATCTAGATTAATATCTTGAGTAGCGATCGCATCAGCGTTAGCTTCGACTTTTTGACTAATACGATCGACTGTTTAATTAGTGGCATCGTTTTTTGCCGTAGTACGATGGCTGAGTTTGATAGCTGATTCTAATAATTTTTCGCTCTGGGTTAATTTTTATGTCGGTGTAAGTTCTTGAGGCATCTTAGATTAAAAACTTGTTTAATTAAATTTATTATATGGCGATCGCCAAGCGTACTCTTTAAGTGTGGTTTTGGTAGAGAACTTTATGAACCAGATTATAATTTCATCTAGACAGACTAGCCACAATATTCACTATTCACTTGCAAGATGTAACAGTTGAATAATAATATGCAGCGTCACTTTAAAATTTTACGTTTATTTTGGTCTACGGCGATCGCCGCAGAATTAGAGTATCGTCTCAATTTTGTCATAGCCACCGTTACGAGCATTGCGAATTTAGTCGGTAGTCTGTTTGGGCTATTTTTGTTTTACCGTACTGGCTATACTTTTGAGGGCTGGAGTTGGGAAGAAGCCACGATTGTTTTGGGTTTATTTACCCTATTACAAGGATTCTCCGCTACTTTTCTAGTGCCCAACCTTAACAGTATTGTCACGCAAGTCGAACAGGGAACATTAGACTTTGTGTTGCTCAAACCGATTAGCAGTCAGTTTTGGCTTTCGACTAAAACCATTTCCCCTTGGGGTTTACCCGATTTGCTATTTGGCACAATTTTAATAATCTATGCAGGCAATAGTTTAGGTTTGGCTTGGTATAACTATTTAGCTAGTTTAATTCCCTTGAGTTTTGGTATTGTTATTCTTTATAGCCTTTGGTTTATCTTGGGCGCAACCAGCATTTGGTTTGTCAAAGTTTATAACGTTACCGAAGTTTTGCGAGGATTTTTAGAAGCAGGGCGTTATCCCATGGTTGCTTATCCCGCTGTTTATCGCTTCTTTTTCACTTTCGTTGTACCTGTAGCTTTCTTAACTACCGTTCCCGCCCAGGCAATGCTTGACCGTAGTGAACTAACCTGGAGTATTGGTGCTGCTATCCTAGCAGGTATTTTATTTATTTTCTCCATCTTTTTCTGGCGGTTTGCTCTACGCTTCTATACCAGTGCCTCTAGTTAAAGCCGCTCGAGTTGACAAAGTTATTAAGCTTTTAGCTTTTAGCTTTTAAATAATATAAGAGAGATGAATATCATAATACTACAATGTGTAGTTGGCAAGCCCATTAATCATCCATGTTCATCTGCGTTCATGTGTGCGAGGCGGAGGACGGACGAGAAGCTTATACTAAAGCATATGCGAAGCGGTATGCTAAAGCACTAGCTCCGCGTCGTCCTTTAGGACATCGTCCGAAGGTGTCTATCACGGACGAAAGGATACCGCTTCGCGTCGCGAAGCTAGTCCTTTAGGGCATCGTCCGAAGGTGTCCTTTAGGATACACCTGCGGATATACCATGCACGGGAATCCTTTAGGGCTAGTCATAGACGGGGACTTTTTTTCTACAGCTAGATCTAAAACGGCTCAGTCCACCACTAAATCTTTAATTACTTTTACCCCATGGTATACAACTGCAAATTCAGCTTAAATTGGTAATTTCTGAAGATTTTTATTACTGCCAATTACTACCATAATCAATCCTTTTTTAAGTACTTGTCCAGGACTAGGATTAGTAACAAACTTATCGCCATTAC
It contains:
- a CDS encoding DUF1345 domain-containing protein; its protein translation is MIKLDTKPRLFVAIVGSVLIYILTPQWLQLYTRIIIAWNAGVIVFLASVFLMTSRATSEKMRSQAQRQDESRWIILIVVVVAACTSLLAIVFMLNGSKNSQPLLILHIILALFTIFASWLLIHTMFALHYAHLYYQNNHQQLEPLEFPGEKLPDYADFIYFSLGIGMTSQVADVQIASRILRRLALVHQVLSFFFNTLILALAINIMASLI
- a CDS encoding EAL domain-containing protein, which encodes MQRSTIQSQKSILVVDNTPSNLGLLFQYLDNAEYKVFVAQTEERAWQIATLVVPDLILLDVMTSEIDDFSICEKLKTHFITQDIPVIFITALSETKPRVKGVMPRVVDYVTKPVDPLELLARIENHLTIQELTQDLALAVEQRQMLFEVVDRIRQSLDLKSIFQTATAEICQFLNCDRLSLVRLTQNDITIESQAFSRSEISKNLRQLTIEDFDLKTISTAIKPSQLRPNANLDLDSTDNNKPSRLFVPILLDSSTKANQYHPLWGWLVAERCSPQLWQSQSQTFLRQLTIQLSIAIDQGLLYQQLQNSYQQLQSKNQQLKQLAIYDSLTKVYNRRYFQQQLNKEWRRLSRNVSPLSVILCDVDCFKLYNDTYGHQKGDRCLQQIAEALADTVRRPADILARFGGEEFVAILPDTDRDGAIKVAETMRVAIKQLHIPHCNSLVNSMVTISAGVATTIPNAQDNAKMLVEEADKGLYLAKSRGRDCIAVDRHPLVCAENRQNNDRQWDKRIRRALKKNLFSLYAQPITSLKEDSRQHFEILLRLQDRGQVIAPNAFFDVAERNSLMSSIDTWVINQLLEQLANKGDRSYWQNYQFSINLSGASLNDRSFLDFLSQKLTQYHLPPQLFCFEITEAIAITNIGHIRDFMTSLKNLGCSFALDDFGKGMSSLTYLKNLPVDYLKIDGSFITELHTDRVSKVMVEAINHLAVGIGLKTVAEFVENQAILDTLRHLKIDYAQGYHLGRPQKFTEMI
- the corA gene encoding magnesium/cobalt transporter CorA; translated protein: MIANTDSIARGSDSYQQISLNYHYNQPGSMPGTISIADRAKPPEINVIDYNQDQHKYATNLTPEECVAYLDTESVSWVDVGGLGDKPILEQLAQVFNLHPLLLENIVNVPQRPKLEDYQNQLVLITQMVNFEVKGRRVWLEQVSFVLGENYLLTVQEEPEQDCFTSVRDRLSKSKGIIRHQKADYLTYALWDTIIDSYFPVLEVYGERIEELEELVLGRPTRTTLAQIHQIKRELLALRRAIWPQRDVLNILIRDGHPLIEEHVLRYFKDCYDHTVQIIDTIEIYRELSSGLMDVYLSAVSNKMNEVMKLLAVISTIFIPLTFVAGVYGMNFNTEVSPWNMPELDWYWGYPLCLSVMLAIALFLITYFWRLGWFKNNF
- a CDS encoding peptide ABC transporter substrate-binding protein — translated: MIADRFISRFWVFLGLIIAISACGRPTGTGGQQDSSTLKLLYWQAPTILNPHLSTGFKDAEASRITLEPLASYDNQGNLVPFLAESIPTKENGGVAADGKSVTWKLKQNIKWSDGQPFTAEDVVFTYEFLSNPDVGAVSAGTYEVVQSVEAIDDYTVKINFQEVNPAWSLVFVGGEGMILPKHIYESYNGANAREASANLKPVGTGAYQVVEFRPGDTVIYQPNPKFRQAKQLDFARIELKGGGDATSAARAVLQTGDADFAYNLQVEAPVLDKLAAAGQGKVVSNYGAQMERIIINHSDPNKVAPSGERSSIEFPHPFLSDRSVREALALAVDQDTIAEQLYGVTGKATPNFLVAPPEYASLNTSYEYNLEKAQQLLDQAGWKDTNGNGTRDRDGIEMQMVFQTSVNPLRQKTQAVVKQGLQSIGVGVEIKSIDPSVYFSSDSSNNDTVEHFYADLQMYTTGNTSPDPAAYMNFMTCAQIPQQKNNWSGDNNSRYCNLEYDRLWREASQELDPKKRQKLFALMNDLLIDDVAVIPLVHRADVMAFGNSITGYEPTAWDMQTWNIMNWRRSN
- a CDS encoding ABC transporter permease; the protein is MQRHFKILRLFWSTAIAAELEYRLNFVIATVTSIANLVGSLFGLFLFYRTGYTFEGWSWEEATIVLGLFTLLQGFSATFLVPNLNSIVTQVEQGTLDFVLLKPISSQFWLSTKTISPWGLPDLLFGTILIIYAGNSLGLAWYNYLASLIPLSFGIVILYSLWFILGATSIWFVKVYNVTEVLRGFLEAGRYPMVAYPAVYRFFFTFVVPVAFLTTVPAQAMLDRSELTWSIGAAILAGILFIFSIFFWRFALRFYTSASS